The DNA segment TCTATTTTTCTGTTATTTATGTTTCACAATAGGCATCAAGTTGTTCGAATGAGGGATGCAATGTTAGAATTCATGAGTACTGTTTGAAGAAGAAATTTTCGCAACGAAATGTAGTTGCCTAATTCTAGTTCACACTGTTACTCATGTTGATGTTAAAGCCATGGTTTGCTAATTTATTTGCatatgcaagattcaagagcATGTCCTGGTTGTGGTACTGAATGGCCCCAACTGGAGGGTGAAGTCGATGGTGATGAGGATGTGAATGAGCCTGGGGAAGATCAAGCCCCATCAGCTAACCGTTCTTCGAGGAAGAAACACAAGGGAGTCAAAGTCGAACTGGTGGAAGGAAATGGAAACACATGCCCATCAACGGTGATGCCTTGGAGGAGATTGAGAAGCACTAAAGCTGAAGCAGTGGAGGTTGCTCAGCTGGAGCTTCGCAGGCAACCAGGACtttgaagagagagagaagtgatGATATTGGCTAATGATAGCTAGTGAGATTGTTTGTTGGGTTCTCTTTTGTCGTGTACAAACAAGGTTTTCTTTAccagtaaataaaatttaccgAGGTCACCGATAAACATGATATATCAGATTTatcaaaatcaaattcaaaaacaattGGCACGAATTTGCAAGAAATTACCCCTAATCAATTAATTATCACAAACTGCATATAACAACAAAGAAACGAGATAATATAGTAGCTGAGCTCGAGCGCCATCATGCGACcaaagaggagggagggagcggGACCACGGGAGCAGTCGAGCCTGAGCATCGCTATCAGAGAATTAGAAAATTTGGGGGTGGGGAGGGACACATGATGGGGAATTGGGGATAGGGTTTCGACGGGAACTAGTGGGCAGAGTTTTTAAATTccattgaaatttttttaaccGGTTTGATTTTTTACTAGTCTCCACGGGTAAAACCAAAAGGTCGGATTTACCGGATTTTTCggaatgatttttttcttccctGATGTGCATACGGTAACTGGTATCAGGTAGTAGTAGATGGTCCTTTTGAAGTGGCAACACTGCAACGTCCATAGTTCTGGTAGAATATGGAGCTTGAAGATACTCTTGTCGCAAATactagagctcatttatcttttgACAACATTAATCTAGGATGGTAGAGTTTTTTCGAAGAGACAGCAGGAGCTCTGCTGATTTTTTTCATAGATTAGAGGAAAAggagatattaaaaaaaaggtgATTGCAGCACACGGCGACACACGTTGCCCCGGGTTGTGAAATGACTAACCCAGGCACACCAAAACATATCCCGGGTTGGGAACAACTAACCTATCCCCTCCAAAACATGCCAAGAAGGAAGAAACTAAGTAAAGAGGAGCCTAAAAATAGACAGAACAACCAGTCATCGTATGAATCCACAACTTGTACCCTCCACGTGGCTCTCGTAACGTCAATGGATT comes from the Phragmites australis chromosome 22, lpPhrAust1.1, whole genome shotgun sequence genome and includes:
- the LOC133905355 gene encoding uncharacterized protein LOC133905355, coding for MARVLPVGGCRGILKPQNDGSITSIDALNVRLENQVVIVDGSQDSQSHLPASIKNFTLSQKEKTLNELVRYHCLPYTSTGKIGLGIRSFLDIRSWFHSNNIPSCVVCNEACIKASSCSNEGCNVRIHEYCLKKKFSQRKDSRACPGCGTEWPQLEGEVDGDEDVNEPGEDQAPSANRSSRKKHKGVKVELVEGNGNTCPSTVMPWRRLRSTKAEAVEVAQLELRRQPGL